One genomic window of Methyloceanibacter sp. wino2 includes the following:
- a CDS encoding glutamine synthetase family protein: MLREDLTFVGTCDIAGLVRGKGFPSTELPARRKLGIGWTHSNLMQTCFGPILDTPFGTAGDLMIVPDPTAEVHVDFRDGSAPEHFFLGDIRNTDGSPWECCVRAFLRRAIGALNDACGLELLAAFEQEFVYTGVEDVPGHAYSLNAFRRLGVFGEMVMAAIRAASVHPDSFLAEYGPRQFEMTVGPDAALAAADAGVIAREMTRGAAFRLENRAIFSPMPVAGGAGNGVHIHFSLHDASGAPVTSDPNGPMGLSTVAAHFAAGVLHHLPALCAVTAPSPVSYLRLVPDRWAPTVADIKLQDRGAALRICPVFDAAGEEQRQAQFNLEFRVSDAAASPYMALGAMIFAGADGIARQLSLPETEAPLPASLSAALDLMDASEAMRSWFGPVFFEAYMRHKRSEVAYVADLPEAELCARYAEVY, translated from the coding sequence ATGCTGCGCGAGGATTTGACGTTCGTCGGGACGTGCGACATTGCCGGCCTCGTTCGCGGCAAGGGGTTTCCCTCCACCGAGCTGCCGGCCCGGCGGAAGCTCGGCATCGGTTGGACGCACTCCAATCTCATGCAGACCTGCTTCGGGCCCATTCTCGATACGCCCTTCGGGACGGCGGGTGACCTCATGATCGTGCCGGATCCGACGGCGGAGGTGCATGTCGATTTCCGCGATGGATCCGCGCCCGAGCACTTCTTTCTCGGCGATATTCGCAACACGGACGGAAGTCCCTGGGAGTGCTGCGTCCGTGCGTTCCTGCGGCGGGCGATCGGCGCGCTGAATGACGCCTGCGGTCTCGAACTCCTCGCGGCGTTCGAACAGGAATTTGTCTATACCGGCGTCGAGGATGTGCCGGGTCATGCCTACAGCCTGAATGCCTTCCGGCGCCTGGGCGTCTTCGGCGAGATGGTGATGGCGGCCATTCGCGCCGCGAGCGTCCATCCGGATTCCTTCCTGGCCGAGTATGGTCCCCGGCAATTCGAGATGACGGTCGGGCCCGACGCCGCCCTCGCCGCGGCGGATGCAGGCGTGATCGCGCGCGAGATGACGCGCGGCGCCGCTTTCCGCTTGGAGAACCGCGCCATCTTCTCGCCGATGCCCGTGGCGGGTGGCGCCGGCAACGGCGTGCATATCCATTTCAGCCTCCATGACGCTTCGGGCGCGCCGGTGACAAGCGATCCGAACGGTCCCATGGGCCTGAGCACTGTCGCGGCGCACTTCGCCGCCGGCGTTCTACACCACCTTCCAGCTCTATGCGCGGTGACCGCGCCGTCGCCGGTGTCTTACCTGCGGCTCGTGCCCGACCGCTGGGCGCCGACCGTGGCCGACATTAAACTGCAGGATCGCGGGGCCGCGCTTCGAATCTGTCCCGTCTTCGACGCAGCGGGAGAGGAGCAGCGGCAGGCGCAGTTCAATCTCGAGTTCCGCGTCAGCGATGCGGCGGCCAGCCCCTACATGGCGCTCGGCGCGATGATCTTCGCCGGGGCCGACGGAATCGCGCGCCAGCTTTCGCTGCCGGAAACGGAGGCGCCATTGCCGGCTTCCTTGAGTGCCGCTTTGGATCTCATGGACGCGAGCGAAGCGATGAGGTCGTGGTTCGGTCCGGTCTTCTTCGAGGCCTATATGCGGCACAAGCGATCGGAAGTGGCCTATGTGGCGGACTTGCCCGAGGCGGAGCTTTGCGCGCGCTATGCCGAAGTTTATTGA
- a CDS encoding cysteine hydrolase family protein: MTSSDFLSRGRPIVRGKAALLIIDVQNGTCGPEEADDRPEFRAALTDRVVPHIESLLHAFRRARMEVIFTVIENLTFNGRDRSLDYKLSGMGFQKGSHEAQVIPQLAPKEDELVLPKSSSSVFNSTMLDYVLRNIGIEDVFVVGCLTDQCIDHAVKDGADRGYYMTCIHDACVAETEARHEAALSCFHGYCRMLSTKDVLSMLSGG, from the coding sequence ATGACATCTTCAGACTTCCTGAGCCGCGGCCGGCCGATCGTTAGGGGCAAGGCCGCCCTGCTCATCATCGACGTGCAGAACGGCACCTGCGGGCCCGAGGAGGCCGACGACCGTCCCGAGTTTCGCGCGGCGCTAACGGACCGCGTCGTGCCCCATATCGAGAGCCTGCTCCATGCCTTCCGGCGCGCCCGTATGGAGGTGATCTTCACGGTCATCGAGAACCTGACGTTTAACGGCCGTGACAGAAGCCTCGACTACAAGCTCTCCGGCATGGGATTCCAAAAAGGCTCGCACGAAGCGCAAGTGATCCCGCAACTCGCCCCCAAGGAGGACGAGCTTGTCCTCCCCAAATCGTCGTCGTCCGTCTTCAACTCGACGATGCTCGACTATGTGTTGCGGAATATCGGCATCGAGGACGTCTTCGTCGTCGGCTGTCTCACGGATCAATGCATCGACCATGCGGTGAAGGACGGCGCGGATCGCGGCTACTACATGACATGCATCCACGATGCCTGCGTTGCAGAGACGGAGGCGCGCCACGAAGCGGCGCTCTCCTGCTTTCACGGCTATTGCCGGATGCTCAGCACGAAGGATGTGCTGAGCATGCTCTCCGGCGGTTGA
- a CDS encoding SgcJ/EcaC family oxidoreductase — MIKSLAALFTCVFLIVPAFADDRLADVEAIDNAVGQLDEAFATNDPDALKALMTEDHIAVLPFHKGPETVEQMIAGLPKTDIKQTDLSEPTVVFLGPDSAMRTLTAKFEGTYEDKPVDSTVFITSIMTKKDGKWLESFYQVTTIAP; from the coding sequence ATGATCAAATCACTCGCCGCACTTTTTACGTGTGTCTTTCTCATAGTGCCGGCGTTCGCGGACGACCGTCTCGCCGATGTCGAGGCGATCGACAATGCCGTGGGCCAGCTGGATGAGGCTTTCGCAACGAACGATCCGGACGCGCTCAAGGCGCTCATGACCGAGGATCACATCGCCGTTTTGCCTTTTCACAAGGGGCCGGAGACGGTCGAGCAGATGATTGCCGGATTGCCGAAGACCGATATCAAGCAGACCGACCTCAGCGAGCCCACCGTCGTCTTCCTGGGGCCCGATAGCGCCATGCGCACGCTGACCGCAAAATTCGAAGGGACCTATGAGGACAAGCCTGTCGACAGCACGGTCTTCATCACGTCGATCATGACGAAGAAAGACGGCAAATGGCTGGAGAGCTTCTACCAGGTGACGACGATTGCCCCTTGA
- a CDS encoding cupin domain-containing protein → MPLERDGRVLSGALNAGLPTRPQTEELFDGLFEGPGIRIERIVSTGQTTPDGEWYDQSRDEFVLLVSGAARLRIDGESRDRELAPGDWLLLPAHCRHRVTWTQAEPPTIWLAVHFDAAPAGAGDKE, encoded by the coding sequence TTGCCCCTTGAGCGCGACGGCCGGGTGCTGTCGGGGGCGCTGAACGCCGGGCTCCCGACCCGTCCGCAAACCGAAGAACTCTTCGACGGGCTCTTCGAGGGGCCTGGCATTCGCATCGAGCGGATCGTCTCGACGGGTCAGACGACACCCGACGGCGAGTGGTACGATCAGAGCCGCGATGAGTTCGTGCTGCTCGTCTCGGGCGCCGCGCGCCTGCGCATCGACGGCGAAAGTCGCGACCGCGAACTCGCCCCCGGAGACTGGCTGCTGCTGCCCGCCCATTGCCGCCATCGTGTGACCTGGACACAGGCCGAACCGCCCACCATATGGTTGGCAGTCCACTTTGATGCGGCGCCGGCAGGCGCCGGCGATAAGGAGTAA
- a CDS encoding DUF6582 domain-containing protein, with amino-acid sequence MEATWMPHTEHGEIHDRAELPESVYAFPRQRKEPLTDATHVKNALARFDQVEGVSDADRDLAFANIKKAAAHYGVDLHETNWRELGG; translated from the coding sequence ATGGAAGCGACGTGGATGCCCCATACCGAGCACGGCGAGATTCACGACCGTGCCGAACTTCCCGAAAGCGTTTACGCCTTTCCCCGCCAGCGCAAAGAGCCGCTGACGGACGCGACGCATGTAAAGAATGCGCTGGCCCGTTTCGATCAAGTCGAGGGTGTCTCTGACGCCGACCGGGATCTTGCCTTCGCCAATATCAAGAAGGCCGCGGCGCATTACGGTGTCGACCTGCACGAGACCAATTGGCGGGAGCTCGGCGGCTAG
- a CDS encoding DUF6790 family protein: protein MKQLIAALPALCYAAALTLGFLDVPQPFGAESLGPTLQWMLSLGLGVPSLWAAFSHAVFSDHVAQSIGWAPSPFQKEIAGANLGIGLGAIAASILGPEAAWAMTFMAAGFLWSAASVHIADMIRRKNFAINNAGPIFWWDILTPLTLLIGLLILHR, encoded by the coding sequence ATGAAGCAACTGATCGCCGCGCTTCCCGCTCTCTGCTATGCGGCCGCCCTCACGCTGGGCTTTCTCGATGTCCCTCAGCCGTTTGGAGCCGAGAGCCTCGGGCCGACCTTGCAATGGATGCTGTCCCTCGGGCTTGGCGTGCCCAGTCTATGGGCCGCGTTCTCCCATGCCGTGTTCTCCGATCACGTCGCCCAGTCCATCGGCTGGGCCCCGAGCCCCTTTCAGAAGGAAATTGCCGGCGCAAATCTCGGCATCGGCCTCGGGGCTATCGCGGCATCCATCCTGGGCCCGGAAGCGGCGTGGGCGATGACGTTCATGGCGGCAGGCTTCCTGTGGAGCGCGGCATCGGTCCACATCGCCGACATGATCCGGCGCAAGAACTTCGCCATCAACAATGCCGGGCCGATCTTCTGGTGGGACATCCTGACCCCACTCACGCTCCTGATAGGGCTCCTGATTCTTCACCGATAA
- a CDS encoding cytochrome P450 has translation MAAGYQKSYSLRAPLRVDLQSRASKQDPYSFFAGLREKGPVVPLKLPFVGKVWATTTYEATAAMLKDNALFVQEGRHAGKSGVAGLSWWMPHAIKVLSNNMLLKDEPDHRRLRKLVDQAFQRRLVRDMRAEIEGLADRILDDIDGRDEIDLVGSYARRFPLEVICWLLGLPEENRGKFEEWAGHMTSALRGFAAIRVVFTMPGVVNYVREQIEECRRNPREGLISELVRAEQDGDKLSEDELLSMVFLLLFAGFETTTHLIADSVIALEQNPAQKAFLFADPATRMERAVEELGRYMTPVQSTKPRYVARDCEFFGQKLQRGENIVGLLAAANSDPAAFDGPDTLKLDRLPNPHLVFGTGIHFCLGMQLARVEAQSALARLYGRYPDLELAAPDDLPWIERFGLRGVFALPVRLNASSRRKAA, from the coding sequence ATGGCTGCAGGCTATCAGAAATCCTATTCGTTGCGCGCGCCGTTGCGGGTCGACCTGCAAAGCCGGGCGAGCAAGCAGGATCCTTATTCGTTCTTTGCGGGGCTTCGCGAGAAAGGCCCGGTCGTCCCGTTGAAGCTGCCTTTCGTCGGAAAGGTCTGGGCGACCACGACCTACGAGGCCACGGCCGCCATGCTGAAGGACAATGCCCTGTTCGTGCAGGAGGGCCGCCATGCGGGGAAGTCCGGTGTTGCGGGCCTGTCCTGGTGGATGCCACACGCCATCAAGGTTCTCAGTAACAACATGCTGCTCAAGGACGAGCCGGATCATCGGCGCTTGCGCAAGCTGGTGGACCAGGCCTTTCAGCGGCGGCTCGTCCGGGACATGCGCGCCGAGATCGAGGGGCTGGCCGACCGGATTCTCGACGACATCGACGGGCGTGATGAAATCGACCTTGTGGGTTCCTACGCGCGCAGGTTTCCGTTGGAAGTCATCTGCTGGCTTCTGGGCCTGCCGGAGGAGAACCGCGGCAAGTTCGAGGAATGGGCGGGACACATGACGTCCGCCTTGCGTGGGTTCGCCGCGATACGGGTCGTGTTCACCATGCCCGGCGTCGTGAATTACGTCCGTGAACAGATCGAAGAGTGCCGCCGAAACCCGCGCGAAGGGCTCATCAGCGAATTGGTTCGGGCGGAGCAGGACGGCGACAAGCTCAGCGAGGACGAGCTGCTGTCCATGGTCTTCCTGCTGCTGTTCGCAGGCTTCGAGACGACGACGCATCTCATCGCCGACAGCGTGATCGCGCTGGAGCAGAACCCGGCGCAGAAGGCGTTCCTGTTCGCCGACCCGGCAACGCGGATGGAGCGTGCGGTGGAGGAGCTCGGCCGCTACATGACGCCGGTGCAGAGCACCAAGCCGCGTTACGTGGCACGGGACTGCGAGTTCTTCGGCCAGAAACTTCAGCGCGGCGAGAACATTGTCGGGCTCCTGGCGGCCGCGAATTCAGACCCGGCTGCCTTCGACGGGCCGGACACGCTCAAGCTCGACCGCCTGCCCAATCCGCATCTCGTGTTCGGGACGGGCATCCACTTTTGCCTCGGCATGCAGCTTGCGCGCGTCGAGGCACAGTCGGCGCTGGCCCGGCTCTATGGCCGCTATCCCGACCTGGAGCTCGCGGCGCCGGACGATCTTCCCTGGATCGAACGCTTCGGACTGCGCGGCGTGTTCGCGCTGCCGGTGCGGTTGAATGCCAGTAGCCGCCGGAAGGCGGCGTAG
- a CDS encoding alpha/beta hydrolase, protein MKLDRETEALLFWVSSSTTKPLWQMDHETARAEYRRSISKTEVGPIEIGSTRDLEIETPAGAIPIREYIAPVPSGAGILFFHGGGGVLGDIDTHDTLCRALCLDTGATVFSVDYRLAPEHPFPAAVYDGVAALKWLTAAAPELSIDPARIAVAGDSAGGSLAAVALHETKGRLVAPAAAQLLIYPALDLRAKQPSRKDLVDQFPIPEDMLYWFFNHYFGLAWPIADPRAIPALYEDDSGLPPTLIITAGFDPFRDEGFEYAQRLAAAGVPVEYECYEGTVHGFMNMGRMLRVAYKSMRLRMSTWLKEQLDGPGA, encoded by the coding sequence GTGAAACTAGACCGCGAGACCGAGGCGCTGCTCTTTTGGGTTTCGTCATCCACGACCAAGCCTCTGTGGCAGATGGACCATGAGACCGCTCGGGCGGAATACCGCCGCTCGATCTCCAAGACCGAGGTCGGCCCGATCGAGATCGGGTCCACGCGGGACCTCGAGATCGAGACGCCCGCGGGCGCCATTCCAATCCGTGAGTATATCGCCCCGGTCCCCAGCGGCGCTGGCATCCTGTTCTTCCATGGCGGCGGCGGTGTGCTCGGCGATATCGATACCCATGACACGCTCTGCCGGGCCCTCTGCCTCGATACGGGCGCAACAGTGTTTTCCGTCGACTACCGCCTCGCGCCCGAGCACCCGTTCCCGGCCGCAGTCTACGACGGCGTCGCGGCCCTCAAGTGGCTGACCGCAGCCGCGCCCGAGCTGTCCATCGACCCGGCGCGCATCGCCGTTGCCGGTGACAGTGCGGGCGGGTCGCTGGCCGCCGTCGCGCTGCACGAGACCAAGGGACGGCTCGTGGCGCCCGCGGCGGCCCAACTCCTGATCTACCCGGCCCTGGACCTGCGCGCGAAACAGCCGTCGCGCAAAGACCTCGTCGACCAGTTCCCGATCCCCGAGGACATGCTCTACTGGTTCTTCAACCACTATTTCGGTCTGGCCTGGCCGATTGCGGACCCAAGGGCGATTCCGGCGCTGTACGAGGACGATTCCGGCCTGCCGCCCACGTTGATCATAACCGCCGGCTTCGACCCCTTCCGAGACGAGGGCTTCGAATACGCCCAACGGCTTGCGGCCGCAGGTGTTCCGGTCGAATACGAGTGCTATGAAGGCACGGTGCACGGCTTCATGAACATGGGCCGGATGCTGCGCGTGGCGTACAAGAGCATGCGCCTGCGCATGAGCACCTGGCTGAAGGAGCAACTCGATGGCCCTGGCGCCTAG
- a CDS encoding SH3 domain-containing protein, producing MKTLFENSGRLLAALTLGAAFFAVSAPAAVTPAHAACVSGVASNDVLNIRTGPASSYNIVGFIRPGECGVVTGRREGNWIWVDYGRGGFVHSAYLRAQDEGGDGNHGGGQRGDADDPAFRCVVGVASNDVLNVRSGPSASYAIVGRLTNHTCFVEVIAKRGRWFKIAKDGTAGWVNSRYLN from the coding sequence ATGAAAACCCTGTTCGAAAATTCCGGCCGTCTGCTGGCCGCACTCACCCTCGGCGCGGCGTTCTTTGCCGTCTCGGCTCCCGCTGCCGTCACGCCCGCCCACGCCGCCTGCGTCTCGGGCGTGGCCAGCAACGACGTGCTCAACATCCGCACCGGCCCCGCCTCCAGCTACAACATTGTGGGCTTTATCCGGCCCGGCGAATGCGGCGTCGTCACCGGCCGCCGCGAGGGGAACTGGATTTGGGTCGACTATGGCCGGGGCGGCTTCGTCCATTCGGCCTACCTGAGGGCGCAAGACGAAGGCGGCGATGGCAACCATGGTGGAGGCCAGCGCGGAGACGCCGACGACCCGGCTTTCCGCTGCGTCGTGGGCGTCGCCTCGAACGACGTGCTGAATGTTCGCTCGGGCCCCAGCGCAAGCTACGCAATTGTTGGACGGCTGACGAACCACACATGCTTCGTCGAGGTCATCGCCAAGCGCGGACGCTGGTTCAAGATCGCCAAGGACGGCACCGCCGGCTGGGTGAACAGCCGCTATCTCAACTGA
- a CDS encoding DUF6064 family protein, which yields MSEWWTYEPRDLLMFSPDVYYRLFELQNTDLWPAQILAVGAFLAGLVLIARRAPSAGRIVAALLAVAWAAVAFGYFHTRYASINLAAPYYCWAFATQAVLLLLSGVGFGRLGYTERRTGLQHFGVALLVFALFLQPLIGPALGHPWTGAEIAGIAPDPTVLATLGALLAADRIRWELLPIPLLWCAVTSATLITMGSPEALLMPVAGAASLVVAVCRGLQSRWDDRATM from the coding sequence ATGTCGGAGTGGTGGACCTACGAGCCCCGCGATCTCTTGATGTTCTCGCCGGACGTCTATTACCGCCTGTTCGAACTCCAAAATACGGACCTCTGGCCAGCCCAGATCCTGGCCGTTGGGGCATTTCTTGCGGGTCTCGTACTGATCGCCCGCCGCGCACCCTCGGCCGGGCGGATCGTCGCGGCGCTGCTGGCCGTGGCGTGGGCGGCCGTCGCCTTCGGGTATTTCCACACCCGCTACGCCTCCATCAATCTTGCCGCGCCGTATTACTGTTGGGCCTTCGCGACCCAAGCTGTGCTGCTCCTCCTCAGCGGTGTGGGGTTTGGCCGGCTCGGCTACACGGAGCGCCGGACAGGGCTGCAACACTTTGGTGTGGCGCTGCTGGTTTTCGCGCTGTTTCTCCAGCCTCTGATCGGCCCGGCGTTGGGGCACCCCTGGACCGGGGCGGAGATCGCCGGCATCGCGCCCGATCCAACGGTTCTGGCCACGCTCGGCGCGCTCCTAGCCGCCGACCGCATACGCTGGGAGCTCCTGCCGATACCGCTGTTATGGTGCGCGGTCACCAGCGCCACCCTCATCACCATGGGGTCGCCGGAAGCCTTGCTGATGCCCGTGGCCGGTGCCGCGAGCCTTGTCGTCGCGGTCTGTCGGGGCCTGCAAAGCCGGTGGGACGACCGGGCCACCATGTAG
- a CDS encoding aldo/keto reductase, with protein sequence MVLTRREMLGTMAAACTAALMPGLGRAQTAPLTKPIPSSGEDIPIVGLGSWITFNVGDDDVARDARTEIMRAFFEDGGRMIDSSPMYGSAQPVIGHALEKLGYPNQLFSADKVWTSEPGDGPAQIEESRAHWGVDNFDLLQVHNLLAWQEHLDMLFAMKDAGKLRYVGITTSHGRRHPEFEQIMQKHDLDFVQATYNMADRDVEERILPLAKEKGIAVIANRPFRRKELIYRFEGKDLPAWASEIDADSWAQFLLKFVISHPAITCAIPATTRVDHVRENLASASGPLPDARLRKRMADYIETV encoded by the coding sequence ATGGTTTTGACTCGGCGCGAGATGTTGGGAACGATGGCCGCAGCATGCACCGCCGCGCTGATGCCGGGGCTGGGACGGGCGCAGACGGCGCCGCTCACGAAGCCCATTCCCTCCTCCGGCGAGGACATCCCCATCGTCGGGCTCGGAAGCTGGATCACCTTCAACGTCGGAGACGATGACGTAGCCCGCGACGCGCGCACCGAGATCATGCGCGCGTTCTTCGAAGACGGCGGGCGCATGATCGACTCCTCACCCATGTATGGCTCGGCGCAGCCGGTCATCGGCCATGCGCTCGAAAAGCTCGGCTACCCGAACCAGCTTTTCTCCGCCGACAAGGTGTGGACGAGCGAGCCCGGAGACGGACCGGCGCAGATCGAAGAATCGCGTGCGCACTGGGGTGTCGACAATTTCGACCTCTTGCAGGTTCATAACCTGCTCGCCTGGCAGGAGCATCTCGACATGCTGTTCGCGATGAAGGATGCGGGAAAACTCCGCTATGTCGGCATCACCACATCCCATGGCCGCCGGCACCCCGAGTTCGAACAGATCATGCAGAAGCACGATCTCGACTTCGTGCAAGCCACCTACAACATGGCCGACCGCGACGTTGAGGAACGCATTCTCCCGCTCGCGAAGGAGAAGGGTATCGCGGTAATCGCCAACCGGCCGTTCCGCCGCAAGGAACTGATCTACCGGTTCGAGGGAAAGGACCTGCCGGCCTGGGCCAGCGAAATTGACGCCGACAGCTGGGCGCAGTTCCTGCTCAAATTCGTCATCTCCCACCCGGCCATCACCTGCGCCATACCCGCCACGACACGGGTGGACCACGTCCGTGAGAACCTCGCCTCGGCCAGCGGGCCGCTTCCGGATGCGAGGCTACGAAAGCGCATGGCCGACTACATCGAAACCGTCTGA
- a CDS encoding YqaA family protein, whose amino-acid sequence MLKRAYDKMMDLAAHRNAPWALAGVSFIESSVFPLPPDIMLIPMVLAERRKAWLFATIATIASVLGGIFGYIIGYFLFDTIGQPILNFYGYGEKFEDFAARYNDYGAWIVFIAGVTPFPYKVITIASGVTQLNFFVFMVASVAARGIRFFALAGLLYWFGPPIKNFIDKYFGILSVVFVVLLIGGFVLIKYVM is encoded by the coding sequence ATGCTGAAGCGCGCTTACGACAAGATGATGGATCTCGCGGCGCACCGCAACGCGCCGTGGGCGCTTGCGGGGGTGTCCTTTATCGAGAGCTCCGTTTTCCCGCTCCCCCCGGACATCATGCTAATTCCGATGGTGCTGGCGGAGCGGCGCAAGGCCTGGCTCTTCGCCACCATCGCCACCATCGCCTCCGTCCTCGGGGGCATCTTCGGCTACATCATCGGCTATTTCCTGTTCGATACGATCGGCCAGCCGATCCTGAACTTCTACGGCTACGGGGAGAAGTTCGAAGACTTCGCCGCCCGCTACAACGATTATGGCGCCTGGATCGTGTTCATCGCCGGCGTGACGCCCTTTCCATACAAGGTCATCACGATCGCCAGCGGCGTGACGCAGTTGAACTTCTTCGTGTTCATGGTCGCCAGTGTCGCCGCGCGCGGCATTCGCTTCTTCGCGCTCGCAGGTCTGCTCTATTGGTTCGGCCCGCCGATCAAGAACTTCATCGACAAGTATTTCGGCATCCTGTCGGTCGTGTTCGTGGTGCTGTTGATCGGCGGCTTCGTGCTCATCAAATACGTGATGTGA
- a CDS encoding disulfide bond formation protein B: MDDTRDTLAGRMMAASAVVFGGALLIILTAHAFEHIGGYPPCPLCLQERYAYYFGVPAAVVAFLAARSETFGFARLVLVLIAIGFLLNMGLGVYHAGAEWKFWPGPETCAGGFDLQWSQEGIVDTPVIRCDEASWRFLGLSFAGWNAVVSLGLAGIALWGATRRR; the protein is encoded by the coding sequence ATGGACGATACGCGCGACACGCTGGCGGGGCGGATGATGGCGGCGAGCGCCGTTGTGTTCGGCGGCGCGCTGCTGATCATTCTCACGGCGCACGCCTTCGAGCACATCGGCGGCTATCCCCCGTGCCCGCTCTGCCTCCAGGAGCGCTACGCCTATTACTTCGGGGTGCCGGCCGCCGTGGTCGCGTTTCTCGCCGCCCGCAGCGAAACCTTCGGCTTCGCGCGCCTGGTGCTTGTGCTTATCGCGATCGGCTTTCTCCTCAACATGGGGCTTGGCGTCTACCACGCGGGGGCCGAGTGGAAGTTCTGGCCGGGGCCTGAGACCTGCGCCGGCGGATTCGATCTGCAATGGAGCCAGGAGGGCATTGTCGATACGCCGGTGATCCGCTGCGACGAGGCGTCCTGGCGGTTCCTCGGCCTGTCCTTCGCCGGCTGGAATGCGGTGGTTTCGCTGGGACTCGCCGGGATTGCCCTGTGGGGCGCGACGCGGCGCCGTTGA
- a CDS encoding thioredoxin family protein, with amino-acid sequence MTQIRALFAGLVAVFLVAAVPASAADVQPYSPEALAEAQSAGKPILVDVYAAWCPTCRAQKPIIEDLTQQSKYKNLLILRADFDKDKDVLKELNVRSQSTLIVFKGKDELVRSVGSTSPVAIEGMLDLTL; translated from the coding sequence ATGACCCAGATTCGCGCTCTGTTTGCCGGCCTTGTGGCCGTGTTTCTCGTGGCGGCGGTTCCTGCATCGGCCGCCGACGTTCAGCCCTACAGCCCCGAGGCGCTGGCCGAGGCTCAAAGTGCCGGCAAGCCGATCTTGGTGGATGTCTACGCTGCCTGGTGCCCCACCTGCCGGGCGCAGAAGCCGATCATCGAGGATCTGACGCAGCAGTCGAAATACAAGAACCTGCTGATCCTGAGGGCCGACTTCGACAAGGACAAGGACGTCCTCAAGGAGCTGAACGTGCGCTCCCAGAGCACGCTGATCGTGTTCAAAGGCAAGGACGAGCTGGTCCGGTCGGTCGGGTCGACGAGCCCGGTGGCCATCGAGGGCATGCTGGACCTGACGCTGTAA
- a CDS encoding cytochrome c biogenesis CcdA family protein, producing the protein MVATLGLALLAGILSVLSPCVLPLLPIVFGTAQSEHRMGPAALALGVAISFTLIGLFVATIGFAIGLDTDVFRLVAAVLLIAVGVVLLVPRLQAQVAVAAGPVGNWVEDRFGGFSGTSLWGQFGVGVLLGAVWAPCVGPTLGAASVLAAKGENLGQVALTMLAFGVGAALPLMALGFASREAMLRWRGKLAEAGRGGKMLLGIVLVAVGLLVATGGDKALEAWLVNASPDWLTSLTTRY; encoded by the coding sequence ATGGTCGCAACACTCGGGCTCGCGCTTTTGGCCGGCATCCTGTCTGTGCTGTCGCCGTGCGTCCTGCCGCTCCTCCCCATCGTGTTCGGCACGGCGCAGAGCGAGCACAGGATGGGGCCGGCCGCCCTTGCTCTGGGCGTGGCGATTTCCTTCACCCTTATCGGCCTATTCGTGGCGACGATCGGCTTCGCGATCGGCTTGGATACGGATGTGTTCCGGCTCGTGGCAGCGGTGCTTCTCATTGCCGTGGGCGTCGTGCTGCTCGTGCCGCGCCTGCAAGCCCAAGTGGCCGTCGCGGCCGGCCCGGTCGGGAACTGGGTCGAGGATCGCTTCGGCGGGTTCTCCGGTACAAGTTTATGGGGCCAATTCGGCGTCGGCGTTCTTCTCGGCGCGGTCTGGGCTCCTTGCGTCGGCCCGACCTTGGGCGCGGCGTCCGTGCTCGCCGCCAAGGGTGAAAACCTGGGGCAAGTCGCGCTGACCATGCTTGCCTTCGGGGTCGGCGCGGCGCTGCCGCTGATGGCGTTGGGCTTCGCCTCACGCGAGGCCATGCTGCGCTGGCGCGGCAAGCTGGCCGAGGCCGGCAGAGGCGGCAAGATGCTGCTGGGGATCGTGCTCGTTGCTGTCGGGCTTCTGGTGGCGACCGGTGGGGACAAGGCGCTCGAGGCCTGGCTCGTCAACGCATCCCCGGACTGGCTCACCAGCCTGACCACGCGCTACTAG